From a single Clupea harengus chromosome 24, Ch_v2.0.2, whole genome shotgun sequence genomic region:
- the akt3b gene encoding RAC-gamma serine/threonine-protein kinase — translation MNDPNVVVKEGWVQKRGEYIKNWRPRYFLLKTDGSFIGYKEKPQDMDLAYPLNNFSVAKCQLMKTERPKPNTFIIRCLQWTTVIERTFHVDTPDERDEWAEAIQMVADKLAKQEEEGILCSPTSQIENVNEEEMDTSSSQHKRKTMNDFDYLKLLGKGTFGKVILVREKASGTYYAMKILKKEVIVAKDEVAHTLTESRVLKNTRHPFLTSLKWSFQTKDRLCFVMEYVNGGELFFHLSRERVFSEDRTRFYGAEIVSALDYLHSAKIVYRDLKLENLMLDKDGHIKITDFGLCKEGITDTATMKTFCGTPEYLAPEVLEDNDYGRAVDWWGLGVVMYEMMCGRLPFYNQDHEKLFELILMEEIKFPRTLSSDAKSLLGGLLIKDPNKRLGGGPDDAKEIMRHSFFNTLDWQDVYDKKMAPPFMPQVTSETDTRYFDEEFTAQTITITPPEKFDEDGMDAADNERRPHFPQFSYSASGRE, via the exons gAGAATACATTAAGAACTGGCGACCGCGGTACTTCCTGCTCAAGACGGATGGCTCCTTCATCGGCTACAAGGAGAAGCCGCAGGACATGGACCTGGCGTACCCGCTCAACAACTTCTCTGTGGCAA AGTGCCAGCTGATGAAGACTGAGAGGCCGAAGCCTAACACCTTCATCATCCGCTGCTTGCAATGGACCACAGTCATCGAGAGGACCTTCCACGTCGACACACCGGACGAAAG GGACGAGTGGGCCGAGGCGATCCAGATGGTGGCGGACAAGCTGGCCAAGCAGGAAGAAGAGGGGATCCTGTGCAGCCCGACCTCGCAGATCGAGAACGTCAACGAGGAGGAGATGGACACCTCCAGTAGTCAACACAAACGGAAG ACAATGAATGACTTTGACTATCTAAAGCTGCTGGGGAAAGGCACGTTTGGGAAGGTGATTCTCGTGCGGGAGAAGGCCAGTGGAACCTATTATGCAATGAAGATTCTGAAAAAGGAAGTCATAGTTGCAAAG gaTGAAGTGGCCCACACGCTTACAGAAAGCAGAGTACTGAAAAACACTAGGCATCCATTTTTAACT TCCCTCAAGTGGTCTTTCCAGACAAAGGATCGTCTCTGTTTTGTGATGGAATATGTTAACGGTGGTGAG CTGTTTTTTCATTTGTCGAGAGAACGGGTGTTCTCCGAGGACCGCACGCGCTTCTACGGGGCAGAGATCGTCTCTGCCCTGGACTACTTGCACTCTGCCAAGATTGTTTACCGCGATCTCAAG CTGGAAAACCTGATGCTGGACAAAGACGGGCACATCAAGATCACTGACTTCGGCCTCTGCAAGGAGGGCATCACCGACACGGCAACCATGAAGACCTTCTGCGGCACCCCTGAGTACCTGGCCCCCGAG gtgctggaggataatGACTATGGCCGCGCGGTGGACTGGTGGGGTCTGGGCGTGGTCATGTACGAGATGATGTGTGGTCGGCTGCCCTTCTACAACCAGGACCACGAGAAGCTGTTCGAGCTCATCCTCATGGAGGAGATCAAGTTTCCCAGAACCCTCTCCTCCGACGCCAAGTCGCTGCTGGGCGGACTGCTCATCAAAGACCCCAACAAGAG ACTTGGCGGAGGCCCTGATGACGCCAAGGAGATAATGAGACATAGCTTCTTCAATACACTGGATTGGCAAGACGTCTACGACAAAAAG aTGGCCCCGCCCTTCATGCCCCAGGTGACGTCAGAGACTGACACTCGGTATTTCGACGAGGAGTTCACAGCACAGACCATTACCATCACTCCGCCTGAGAAGT